Within Planktothrix tepida PCC 9214, the genomic segment CTTCATCAGCTTTGGACGGGACAACCTACCCCCTTAACTCAACCGCTTGATCCCCCTGTAGCGGGTTGGGTGTCTTATCAAAATCAAATTTATCCTATCCCTAGCCCGAATATGACCTTTAGTTTAGGGGTGGTTATTGCCCAACGGCGTATCCCGCAGTCGTTATGGCATCGGGGGTTAAATGAAGCCTACAAACAAGCCAAACATCTCGGTAAGGATCGGGTTTGTGTGCAGGTTTTGTTTAATAGCGGTCAAAGTTTGGACTGGGTTTGTCCTTGGGTATTGTGGCATTTGTTAATGGCCGTTGAACCCGTCGGGGAGGACAAAACGGATCTGAACTGTTGGGAAAAGTTGTTGTTTTATTTGGACAGTACCCGCCTGGAAGAATATTCTCCCTCAACGGTTCGTTCCCTCATGGATACCCTGTGGGCGAGTGTGCATTTACCCCTGAGTTGGCAACAGATCGACCTTCTCGCCATCGGAAACACTAAGAGTCTGAAAACAGAGTTAGGAAGTTGGCAATGGTGGAAAAACTGGATCGCCCTCCGGGGTTTCTTAGCCCGTCAACAGCGAGAACGAAATAACTGGCTTTCTCGTTTCTAGGTTCTACCTAGAAATGCCTCTATGCAGGCTCCGCCTGCTGAACACGGAGGCTCTGCCTCCCATAGACATTCCCAGGCGGGAGCCTGGGAACCAGGGAAATTGCCTCTTGCCTGTTCCCTTTCTTAAAGGAGATTAACCCATGACAGGATGGTACAAAATCATTCCCACAGGCCCGATCACCATCGGCAACTTAACGCCCGTCGGACAAAATAGCGGTCAAGTCGGTTGTCGCTGGCCCCCGAATGGGCATCAGTTGGCAGCTTGTTTGAATTTACCCAGTCAAAGTCAACTCTGGGGGCCGTTTTGGGAATATAACTCTAATTTCTATGTTCCCTTACCCTTGCCCGTTTATACCCTCGATGTTGATATTGCCTCCCCGAACTTACCCACGAACCTGTATCGAATGCAGTGGAATGAACAGCAACAATGGCAGGTGCAACCGGAACACCAAGGAAAAGATATTGAAGTGATCGGGGGTCAATATTTAATACCGGGTAACACTTTACAGCTATTTTGGCAGGAGCAAAAGTGGATTTTTAAGTCCGGTAACGCCCCCGATAACGTGCTTCAGCCTTTACCTTGGTCGTCTCTCACCCTCAGCCATAACCGTCGCCAAGACTTTCAAGTCGTGGACGAGGGGGGATTTTTTGCCGAACAAACGACCTTAATGGCCCCCGGATGGTCAATTTTAGTCAAAATTATCGGCGACTATCAACCCCCCGACTGGGGAATATTGGGGGCGGGAACCCCCGTTACCGTTAGCCCTATTCAGGAAAAAAATACTTGGAAGTGGTTAACGGCCTCCTGTCCCCAACCCCAAGGGGGAATTTTACTGACGGCGGCTTTATGGCAACAACCCGGACGGAAAATTTCTGTCCCCAAACCCCCAGGGGTCAAGGGTTACGCGGCAGAAATGGGCATTCCTTGGCAGTCGTGGAAGAAGGTACGCGATCGCAAAGACCCTAACCGTCGGGTTTCGGTATTGACACCTGGGGAATGGATGACGCCTGCGGGGGCGGTGTATTTATGGGAAGGGACACCTCCTTTATCAGAGTCGGGGCCATATCCTGATGCCTTTCATCGGGATGCCTTGGGTTATGGACATTTATGGTTATTTTAAGGATTGCATCATGACTACAGAATGGTTAATTTGTCAAGAACCTGTACATATTGGCGGGGCGGATAGTAGCAGTCGGGGAAATAATAACCCGATTTTTCGCCTGAGCGATCGCACTCCCGCTATTCCGGGGAGTTCCCTGCGAGGTGCTTTACGGGAACACGCGGAACACACCCACGCTAATTTTGTTAATCATTGGTTTGGGGGTCAGGATAACGCTATTTCCCCAGGGGCGATCGCTTTAGGGTGGGGTTGGCCCGTTTGGTGGCCCGTTCATGTGTTGGGTTATGGTAACTGGTGGGTGAGTTGTTTACAATGGTTAAATCGTTTTCAACAATTATCTCAACAGTCGCCTTTGAATTTAGATCGAAATAAGGTTTTGATCACGGATAATTCGTTAAATAATCAAACGGTTTATTTGCGGTGGTTGAAGTTAGAAAAGGTACAATATCGCAACCCGAATGAAGGGCAAAAATTGCCTGTTCCCAGTTCTATTCCCAGCGATCGCTTAATTATTGTTCCTGACACCAGTATTAATTTATTAGTTGATATGGGTTTAGTCCGTCAACCCCGTGTTAGTTTGTTTGATCAACCGGACGAAAAAGGCAATTTAGTTAAAAATTTGTTTGGGGTGGAAGGGTTTCCTCCGGGGGCGGTTTTTTTAACGTCTTGGACTACACGGGGTCAGGTTCAAAACGTCGAGGACTGGGAAAAGTTTCTCCACGATGAACATTATTTAGGGGGGTTATGGAGTGTGGGTTTTGGTCGAATTTTAATTGAAAAGATTTAAGGAGGAAAGATCATGTCGGTGACATCCTATGAGTTAGATCGAGAGGTTTTTACCCTCTTAAATGCAGGGGCAAATTCTCTGGGAGACTGGCAAGGCGCCGCCAGTGGAATTAGTGACTATGTGGCAAGTTGGGGCATGGAACGATTTTGGGCGATGTCTCGTTCTTCGGTGTTATTAGGAGGCGGTGTTCCCAATGCTGCGGGGGGTTCAGACGAACAACGCCGTTATTTTGCTTGGGGTGTGGCGCGAGTGGTGTTGTGTAAAATTGTCGGATCTCACCTCAATATTAAGGCGGAGATGACGACAGAACAATTTCAAGAACGGTTCAGAAATTTGAATTTTAATCAGCAGGTTTTATTAACGGATTTGTTAATAGAAATTTCTGATACAATTCAATTCTGGACAATGCGAATTAAGGACGCGAAAGACTCTAAATTGCCTGTTTAATCTCGGTTAAATTAAAGTAGGGGCAATTCATGAATTGCCCCTACTTAAAATATCTTAGCCCTGAACTAAAGTTCGGGCTAAAAGCTAACGTTATCTAAAGATAACTCAAGACTGAATTTTATTAACCCGTTTTAACGGGTTTTCGCTTTTAGCCTGAAATTTATTTCAAGGTTTTTGGCTTCCTAATGGAAGTCGCTACATTAATAGAAGACTTCGACTAATTTGTATTGGCTACGTTTCAACACCTTTTCTTCCTAATAGAAGTCGCTACTGAACTGACAATGAGTTTTTGGAAAACATTCCGAGTTTCAACACCTTTTCTTCCTAATAGAAGTCGCTACCTCCGAGGTACCAGAACCCGCTTATGGGAACTGGATTTAATGTTTCAACACCTTTTCTTCCTAATAGAAGTCGCTACTTGTGAACTCCGGCAAGAACTGAACAAACTCTATGACAAGTTTCAACACCTTTTCTTCCTAATAGAAGTCGCTACAAAACACATCTTCGGAAGAAGAGATAGAAGCCATCCTTCCCTAGTTTCAACACCTTTTCTTCCTAATAGAAGTCGCTACTATTTGACGATATTTTATCCGAGTTAGGGACGGTAACCACGAAGTTTCAACACCTTTTCTTCCTAATAGAAGTCGCTACAGTTTGTTCCGATGTTTATTGATGCTTTTGAGCAAGGTTTCAACACCTTTTCTTCCTAATAGAAGTCGCTACTTGAACGACCAAACTCAAGCATTAGACGTACAAGAGGTTTCAACACCTTTTCTTCCTAATAGAAGTCGCTACAGTAAATGGGTGACATTGTACGAACATCCAGATCTGTTTCAACACCTTTTCTTCCTAATAGAAGTCGCTACTCCTTTGGAACCTGTTATCAATACAAAGTTGAGTCCCTTGAGGTTTCAACACCTTTTCTTCCTAATAGAAGTCGCTACACTTTATAAAATGCGATCGCTTTTCTTTAATTAAACCGTTTCAACACCTTTTCTTCCTAATAGAAGTCGCTACCAACCCTTTTCCGTTGCTAACTCCTGCCAAATCTGGTTTCAACACCTTTTCTTCCTAATAGAAGTCGCTACAACAAATGCTTGAATGGATTTCGGCAGGAGCCGAAGCTAAAGTTTCAACACCTTTTCTTCCTAATAGAAGTCGCTACAAATCTAACTCCACACTCGGTCGTCAATCTGTTGTTACTTCTCCATGTTTCAACACCTTTTCTTCCTAATAGAAGTCGCTACACATATAACTGTTTTGTTCATAATGAGGACGAAAGTTATAACAGTTTCAACACCTTTTCTTCCTAATAGAAGTCGCTACAGAGTCAATTGTAATTACTTCATTTAATGGTTAAGGAGAAGTTTCAACACCTTTTCTTCCTAATAGAAGTCGCTACCATTGGGTATTCTCCCTTGATTACTCCCAACAACAATCCCTGTTTCAACACCTTTTCTTCCTAATAGAAGTCGCTACCAGCCTGGTTGGGCTTCATGGACAATATGCCTAATCCATATAGTTTCAACACCTTTTCTTCCTAATAGAAGTCGCTACGTTTGAGTAAGTGTGGTTTAGCTAGAGATATAGTTACACCAGTTTCAACACCTTTTCTTCCTAATAGAAGTCGCTACATACAGAATTTCTGTTAATCCAAGCAGTGGATTATCCAGTTTCAACACCTTTTCTTCCTAATAGAAGTCGCTACGCATTGATAAGACCATCTTTGTGATGGCTTATACAGAAGAAGAGTTTCAACACCTTTTCTTCCTAATAGAAGTCGCTACGCACGTATCGAAATCCTTGTGGCTGAAATGCCATTGAACGTGTTTCAACACCTTTTCTTCCTAATAGAAGTCGCTACAATGCTTCTTATGGAGCTGGAGCTATAATAGCTCTTGGTTTCAACACCTTTTCTTCCTAATAGAAGTCGCTACAAAACGACCAAGAACTCATGTTGTCGAAAGACGACATTGGTTTCAACACCTTTTCTTCCTAATAGAAGTCGCTACATTCTACAACTCTCAGAAAGGAATTCTCATTTGTTGTTTCAACACCTTTTCTTCCTAATAGAAGTCGCTACCCCTCTATTCTACAACCTAGACGGGGCAATCTATCCAGACGCCGTTTGCGAGGCTCAGAAAAATCATCCCCTCAAACCCGATTTTCCCCAACATCCAAAACGCCACAACCCTTACCCAGAGCAGCAGCGAGGCTCCCAACAGCAGAATCGACATCACAGCCATTTTCCCTCAGCCTCGCAAAACTCAACCATAAATTTTTCTAAACTCCAAGTTCGGTAAACTTCTCTCCACATTCGGATCAAAAACCGTCACCAAACAAAAACCCGAATGTTCCCGCACCCCATACCCCGAAGGTCGGTTATTAGAACTCCCGCACCAAACCGGACGGTTAGCCGCCTTAGTGCTACACACCCCATGCACCAACTCTTCCCAGGCGTCCGCTTCCCCCCGCCAAATACTGTAAATGCGTCCCGGTTGCGGCGTTTTAGTCGGTTGAAAACCCCAAACTTTCGCCAGTTGACGCACCTGCTGATCAATACTGTGGCTAAGTTGCTTTAAATAGGAAGCCGGATCACTCGTAAACCCAGAGTCCGACGCCAACTGTGTCACCGTAAATTCACTTCCGCGAAACCCACCAAAACGCTCTAAACGATGGGGAGGACGTCGCCAACCGGGGCCAACTCCCCCCAAACGACTCGCTAAATTTAATAAATCTCCCACTAATTGATGATATTCCGAGTTACAATCCACATTAATAATCCAAGTTTCATGGGCCGTTTTAGCCGGAATATTCGCATAACCATTTCCCCCAGAATTTCCCTGAACTCGATACAGATAACTCGTTAACCGCAATTTTGCTAAAGTTCCCAACCCTCCAAACAATTTTTCCGTTAAAAGTTCAGCCTGTTTCCGGGGTAAAAAATCCAAAGCAAAACGGATAAAATAACCCCTTAAAGTGGCTCGTAAAACTTGCGGGCTCCAGCGATATTGTCCGGTTTGATTTTTGCTAGGATTATGCGATCGCACACAAGGTTTCATTCCTGTTAAATGAAGTTCCCATTTTCCCGTCGGAACACTTGTCGCTAACCGTCCAAACCCCGAAGCCGTCCCCCGTCCTATTCCTCGGCGTTCTAACATTTCCTTGAGACGAATTTCTAACCAAGTTTTTTCCGCAGGTTTCGGGGGATTTTTTAATAAGACTTGTAAGCGAAAGCGATCAGGATCAGGATGGGGAGGTTTAGGAGAAACTTGCCATTGTAAACTCAAGTTATTACTTTTTTGATCAAAAATTTGCCATTGCTGTTGAGCATAAAGAGGAAAAGCTTTTAAATCTTTCAATAAAATACTTTCAAACCGGATTTTTAGAGGTTGCCAACCGTTTAAATTGGGTTCTAAAAGCGTTAACCAAAATTGTTGTTCTTCATGAGGAATTTCTGACCAAATGGTTCTAATATATTTTAATAAAGAACCCCGCACACTGGAACCGGGAATATAGGGAACGCCGCCAATTTGTGCTGGTAAAATTCCGCCTTCTGGAAAACTTCCTCCACCCACTTGAATGGGACTAAGAATCTGTAATTTATCTAATTTTACCGTAAAATTTTTACCCGCCTCTGGGTAAATTTTCCCATTCCAAGCGTCTCGGACTTCGAGTAAATCAACTTGATTTGTTTCCGGTGTCCAGCCTGTTTCTTTTCCTTTTTTAATCTCGTACTCGTACCATTTCGGTAATTCTGTCGGTAAAGATGATGGCATAATATTAACCTCAAATTGCCCTATTTTTTATTATATAATAATATTGTCTATATTCAACATTAAATCTAAAAATTCGTAGGGGTTGGGTCTCCCAACCCTCTTGGTACTATTGGGATTATAAATTGATCGGAAGGGCGAGAAAACCTCGCCCCTACATTGATTGATCGGAAGGGCGAGAAAACCTCGCCCCTATATTGATGGGAAGGGCGAGAAAACCTCGCCCCTACGGGGAAATCATATATTAATCTTAATATTGGTGGTGCGTGCGCTGCGCTTACGCACCCTACGGGTTAGGTTTTATTCAATACATGGGGTAAATCAATCCCGACTTGATTATTGAAAATTTCCATATATCTTAAATCTCGTTCATCAAAACTGACTTTTAAATAATCAGGAATATCATAAATATCTTTCGGATGATAAGGGGGATAATTTCCGGGTTTGCGTTTATTCAGTAATTGCGTTACTCCTAATAATTCCCCATCAAAACTTAAAATTGGCATACACAATAAACTACAAGTGCGATAACCCGTTTCTTGATCTGTTCCTTTTGCAGTTTGGGACTCAGGATGATCATAAACATCAAAAGGAATCATAATCGGTTTTTTCATTTGGGAAACTTTTCCTGCAAATCCTTCATTTTTATAGATATAAAAGGTTTCTATTGTGCCATCAATTCTCGGAATTCTTGTCCATAATTTATCAGGATCATAAGCATCGACTAACCACAGGGTACTGCGATCCGCATTGGTTAATTTTTTAGCAGATTCTATCACTGTATACAGAATTTTTTCAGGATCAAAGCCAATTTGACGCACGGAATTAATCGCCGATCTTAAAGTATCTGTAGCCCGTTGTTTTTGCAGGGTACTAATTTCTTGATGGAAAGATTGACATCCCTCTAAAACTTTAATAATAAATTCTGAGCGTTTGTGAAGTTGTTGGAGATCGTCGGGGGTAAATCCTTCTTGATTAATTTGCTCAGAATTTAAAACGGGAGAATCTATTAATTTATTCAGCAGACGAATAACTGCAATTACTTGTCCGTCAGAATTAATAAACGGAAAAAATAAAGCATTGTGTAACTGTTCGCGTAAATCAAATCGCACCCCAACTTGAAGCCAAGGATCATCTAAGTTAGAAATCGAGTTCAGAACTAAGCTAGAATTAGAATTAAGGAGTCTTTCAGCTAAATTAACATCAGCCTCAATAATCACTTCAATCAGAAGGTTAGAATTATTGCTATCGGGAATAATTGACCAAAACTCATGTTTATCACTATTAAAAATAAAAATATCCGTTTGAGCAACCCTTAGCAATTTACTAATCGATTGCATCATAAATTCTAAAATATTATATAACGTGCTATAAAGTTCTTCATCTTTCTGGCTTCCCACCGCTTGACTTAACATAGCCAAGGTATGATAAACTACCTTTTGTGATTGAAATTCGGCTAATTTTTTTAAGCGTTCATGCACTTTTGCATATTGTAAAATCACCCCGACTCGTTCATTAAAAACCTGCATGGACTGGCGATCATTTTTATCAAAACTAGCTTTAAATTTTTCGGGAGCTTGGGGCCATAAAGCCGGATTATAATCGGGATAATTACCCGAATTTAGTTTATTAACTAATTGAGTTACTCCTAATAGTTCCCCATCGGGATTTAAAACAGGCATACACAATAAACTACAGGTGCGATATCCCGTTTCTAAATCGGTTTCTTTAGAGGTTTGAGAGTCAGGATGTTGATAAACATCAAAGGGAATAATAATCGGTTCTCTCGTTCGTGCCACTTGACCCGCAAACCCTTCATTAATATGAATTCGTTTTTCAATTAAAGTACCATCCATTTGTCGAATTTTTGTCCAGAGTTCCTGTTTTTCTTCATCCACTAACCACAAGGTACTACGGTCAGCATTCATTAAGTTTTTAGCCGCATCCATCACCCGTTGTAAGATTTCTTTTGTATCTAATTGACTCCCATCTAAAGAACGAGTCGCTTCTGCTAAAGCGGCGGTTGCTTGTAATTTTCGGCTGGCTTGACGACAGGATTGACAACTTTCTAAAAACCGTCGAATATGAGGATCAAATCGCGTTAATTGTTCTTCATCCGCTTGGTTAAATCCTTCTTCTTTAACCCGTTTAGCTAAGGGTTCGGATTCAAACAGATTAGCTTTGAGTTTATTCAATAATTGAATAACCGCCACAACTTCTTTCGCGTGATTACAAATAGGATACGCTAAGACATTATAGGTATGATAGCCATATTTTTGATCGGCTAATTTGACTAAATTAGAACGAGGATCATCATAGACATTGTGAGGAATATTAATAATTTTTTTGGTTTTTGCGGCTTGTCCAGCAATTCCTTCTCCAACGGGAACTTGAATATTGAGAAATTCATTCGTTTGATTTTCAGCGACTAAAGACCACAGTTCTGTTTTTTCTGCATTTAATAGATAAATGGTAGCGCGATCTGCTTTTAATAAATCTCCTAATTTTAAGGTAATTTGCCGTAATACTTCATAAATGACTTCATCGGAACTGGTTCCCTCGGCGACTCGACAAATTTGGGTTTCTAAGAGTTGAACTTTGAGTTTAGCCAGGGTTTGGATAAATTCGGGTTCAATAATCGCTAATTCATCGCGTAACTCCGCTAAGGCTTTTTGACACCAACTGGAAGTAAATACCTCTTTATAAATCCGATTTCTAATTTCTAAAATTCCTTCTCGTTTACTAACTAAACCCGATAACCGTAATTCCATTTGTTCCAAACTATTATCAGCTAATATTTTTCCTTTTTCTCTAATTTTTTGATATAATTTTAATAAGTCAATACTGCGATTTTTTTGACGAAGGAGCCGATCTCGAATGGTTCTTAAATGTTCTGGTTCGTCTTGGTGTTCCCAATTATTAATCACCTGCGATCGCACAAATTTCTCGACCCATTCCGCCTCGGAACCCAGGGGAATCTGATCAGGACATTTAACAATTAATTTACAAATTTTTTGGGTTAAAAAGGGTTGTCCTGATGTCCAATCAAGAACGGCATCTAATAACGCTTGGGGATGTTCGGATTTCAGTTTTAATCCTTCCGCAATGGGTTGAGCTTCGTGGGATTGAAACCCATGTAATTCAATGCCATAACCACAATCAAAAGGTAAACTATTATAGTTGGCATCCTTCATCAAATCATAGGGAGAAGCCACCCCTAAAATGGCAAAGGTTAAACGGTTATATTCGGGAAGATCGGCACGTTTATTATAACAAGCTCTGAGTAATCCTAAAAATTCATTGGCTAAGTCTGGTAATCTCAATAAACTATCAATTTCATCAATAAAAATTATAATATCTTTTTCAAGTAATAATGGATGTTTTAATAAAATATCATGAATAAATTTATTAAAGCGATTCATCGGGGATAAATCAGATTCTCGACAGCCCTCCTTAAAGCTCTCAATGGATTCTAAAAGATTAAAGTTCTCAGCTAAACTATCAATAATATCCGCATAAAATTGTTTGCGGGTTAAGTCGGAACTAATAATAGCCGTTAAATCAATAGACGCACAAGCTAACCCTTGTTCTTGCAGTTTACGCATGGTTTTAACGCGCAAACTAGATTTCCCCATTTGACGACAAGTTAACACATAACAAAACATTCCTCCCATGAGTTGATGATATAATTCATGATCGGCTTTTCTCCAAACATAAGTCGGAGAATCGGGGGGTAAACTGCCACCAACTTTATATTCATAATTCATAAATTGCCTCCCTCAAATTTAATGTAAAATTAATACCTTTATTCCACTGAAATCTGATAAACCTGCATAGAACCAATGCCTTTTAACTCTCTAAATTCACTCTTAATAATATTCAAACCCAGATGACGTTTAACAGCTTCATAAACCATTGAAGAAATACAAATTCCCCTCGGATACGCTTCAACTTGCAAACGTGCTGCAATATTGACCCCATCTCCATAGACATCATTCCCATTAAAATAAACCTCGGCGAGATGAATGCCAATTCGATGTTCCAAAACCGCATCAGAGGGTAATTCAGAGGCAGCGGTTATCAATGTTTTTTGAATTTCTTGAGCGCATTGAACCGCTTTTACCACCGAAACAAAATACATCAGTAACCCGTCTCCTACTGATTTTAAGACCTGTCCTTCAAATTGTTGACATAATCGCGTCATTAAATTCAAATCTCTAAAAACAGCCGCTAAGGTAGGTTCTTGATTTTGATGATGTTTTTGTGCGGAATCTTTGACATCAGTAAACATAATAGCCGCTAAAATATTTCTCGTCTGCTCAGGAATAAGTTCTAGGTTTTCTAATCGTTTTTCTGCTGAAGGCAATGTGAGCAGGGAAGATTTTAAACGATCTCGAAAATATTCTCGATATAAGATTTTTCTAATTTCTACTTGATTTCCTTGCAAATAAACTAACCCCATACTATTGAGATCAAAGGCTAATTTTGATTTTAACTCAATAGGTTGTTCCGATTCAACAACGGTTCTAAATGCTTGTGCGAGTTCAGGATATTTTTCTAAATTCCAAAGGTGTAATCGTAAATAATCCGCATAAATTCCCGTATCCTTGGGAGCGTCTTCTAAAATTTGTTTTAAACTTATTTTTTCTCGCACCATTTTATAAAAAGCAACCCGCAATAAATGGGGATGTCCTCCCAACATCTCCATCAATTTCTCTATTTCAAAAGGCGTTAATTTAAACCCATGCCTCCGAGCAAGTTCCTGGACTTGTTGGGTATTTAATTCTGGGAGTTTGGCATCTAATCCTACATTAAAGGGAGATTGATGAATATCTAAGGGAATATAAACTTCCGTTCCGTGAGCAATAATTAAATGCAGGTTTTTCCAAATCTCAATTTGTTTAGATTTTTCATGCCAAGCTCTCAGTAAACCAAAAAAATCATCAGCAATTTTTTCATGTTGAAAAATTCGATCAACCGCATCTAACCCTAAAACCAAAGGCTGTCCTAATTTGGGTAATAAATACCGAGCAAAATAGTTTGTACAATTATTTTTACTTCCTAATTCTTCATCCCAATATTGATTGAGTTGCATGGGGAGTTGTAAATCATCCGCCACCATTGCACAAAAACGCCGTAAGAATCGATTCAAATCCGCAAAAACTTCATTATCCGTTAACTCAAAATTCACAACAACGGTACGACAACCTTGACGTTGAGCATGGTTTAAGAGTCTCGCCATTAAAGAAGTTTTTCCCATCTGTTTTGGCCCTTTAATGCGAATTAAACTTCCGGGTTTGATAATTTCTTCATAAGCTTGAGATTCAATCGGAGGACGTTCAATATAAAAAGGAGAAAATAAATTAACTTGACCACCGGGTAATTCTAGCTCAAAATTTAGGGTTTCCTGAGATTTTTCTAAGGCTTGATTTGAGGAATTAAATTTATTTTGTTTTTTGAATAATTCTTGTAAAATTAACCGCACCGTTTTAATCCCAACTCTTTCTCCCGTTGCGTCTGAAAGTAGTTTCCATAAGTTGGGAGCTAAAATTGTTTGAACCGTATTTTCACTATACCCGATGATCCGAATTTCCTTGAGTTTAGCACCCAGCAGTGCTTGTCTGAGGATCGCCTCTTGAACTTGATCCAAAGGATTTTGAGTTCGATTAATAACCAGATGTTTAGCAAATGTAATTAGCTCTAAGACCTCTACATCCATGATCAGGCCCTCTTGCTTCCCCTTTTTCTTTTACTCTACTTTGAAATTTAACCCGATTTTAAAACCCTACCAAGTTATTTAACTTTAGTAGGGCTTTAGAAGGTTTAGCGTTTAAACCGCTTCAGTAACTCTGAGTAAAGCAAATTAGTAACCTTGCTCATCAATTTAGCAATGATGTAATTGATGATAAACCACGCCAATTGCATTATTTGACATCTGAGTTAAGTTTTTTCGTCCACTTTCGCCCAATAATCCTCCTAAATAGTGCCTAAATCCTTTTTTTTGAGATGGATTCTTCAATATATCATCGAACCTAGCACACCATCTCTCAAAGCATGGTGGCATAGCCGAGGGAGTGGTTTCTTTCATAAGGGTTACTCAATGTGAAATACTTACCCTATTGATATTATAGGCGTTTTATTCCTCTTTTTTGTTTAAGTCCCGCTTAATTCTCAATGCTCAATATCAGAAAGTTAGGCATTTTCGTTGTAGGGATTTGCCTTACAATGAAGGTTTGGACGGAATTTAATTTCAAACAAACCATGAGTGTAGCAGACGA encodes:
- a CDS encoding RAMP superfamily CRISPR-associated protein, which codes for MTTEWLICQEPVHIGGADSSSRGNNNPIFRLSDRTPAIPGSSLRGALREHAEHTHANFVNHWFGGQDNAISPGAIALGWGWPVWWPVHVLGYGNWWVSCLQWLNRFQQLSQQSPLNLDRNKVLITDNSLNNQTVYLRWLKLEKVQYRNPNEGQKLPVPSSIPSDRLIIVPDTSINLLVDMGLVRQPRVSLFDQPDEKGNLVKNLFGVEGFPPGAVFLTSWTTRGQVQNVEDWEKFLHDEHYLGGLWSVGFGRILIEKI
- a CDS encoding RAMP superfamily CRISPR-associated protein, translating into MPSSLPTELPKWYEYEIKKGKETGWTPETNQVDLLEVRDAWNGKIYPEAGKNFTVKLDKLQILSPIQVGGGSFPEGGILPAQIGGVPYIPGSSVRGSLLKYIRTIWSEIPHEEQQFWLTLLEPNLNGWQPLKIRFESILLKDLKAFPLYAQQQWQIFDQKSNNLSLQWQVSPKPPHPDPDRFRLQVLLKNPPKPAEKTWLEIRLKEMLERRGIGRGTASGFGRLATSVPTGKWELHLTGMKPCVRSHNPSKNQTGQYRWSPQVLRATLRGYFIRFALDFLPRKQAELLTEKLFGGLGTLAKLRLTSYLYRVQGNSGGNGYANIPAKTAHETWIINVDCNSEYHQLVGDLLNLASRLGGVGPGWRRPPHRLERFGGFRGSEFTVTQLASDSGFTSDPASYLKQLSHSIDQQVRQLAKVWGFQPTKTPQPGRIYSIWRGEADAWEELVHGVCSTKAANRPVWCGSSNNRPSGYGVREHSGFCLVTVFDPNVERSLPNLEFRKIYG
- a CDS encoding GAF domain-containing protein, translated to MNYEYKVGGSLPPDSPTYVWRKADHELYHQLMGGMFCYVLTCRQMGKSSLRVKTMRKLQEQGLACASIDLTAIISSDLTRKQFYADIIDSLAENFNLLESIESFKEGCRESDLSPMNRFNKFIHDILLKHPLLLEKDIIIFIDEIDSLLRLPDLANEFLGLLRACYNKRADLPEYNRLTFAILGVASPYDLMKDANYNSLPFDCGYGIELHGFQSHEAQPIAEGLKLKSEHPQALLDAVLDWTSGQPFLTQKICKLIVKCPDQIPLGSEAEWVEKFVRSQVINNWEHQDEPEHLRTIRDRLLRQKNRSIDLLKLYQKIREKGKILADNSLEQMELRLSGLVSKREGILEIRNRIYKEVFTSSWCQKALAELRDELAIIEPEFIQTLAKLKVQLLETQICRVAEGTSSDEVIYEVLRQITLKLGDLLKADRATIYLLNAEKTELWSLVAENQTNEFLNIQVPVGEGIAGQAAKTKKIINIPHNVYDDPRSNLVKLADQKYGYHTYNVLAYPICNHAKEVVAVIQLLNKLKANLFESEPLAKRVKEEGFNQADEEQLTRFDPHIRRFLESCQSCRQASRKLQATAALAEATRSLDGSQLDTKEILQRVMDAAKNLMNADRSTLWLVDEEKQELWTKIRQMDGTLIEKRIHINEGFAGQVARTREPIIIPFDVYQHPDSQTSKETDLETGYRTCSLLCMPVLNPDGELLGVTQLVNKLNSGNYPDYNPALWPQAPEKFKASFDKNDRQSMQVFNERVGVILQYAKVHERLKKLAEFQSQKVVYHTLAMLSQAVGSQKDEELYSTLYNILEFMMQSISKLLRVAQTDIFIFNSDKHEFWSIIPDSNNSNLLIEVIIEADVNLAERLLNSNSSLVLNSISNLDDPWLQVGVRFDLREQLHNALFFPFINSDGQVIAVIRLLNKLIDSPVLNSEQINQEGFTPDDLQQLHKRSEFIIKVLEGCQSFHQEISTLQKQRATDTLRSAINSVRQIGFDPEKILYTVIESAKKLTNADRSTLWLVDAYDPDKLWTRIPRIDGTIETFYIYKNEGFAGKVSQMKKPIMIPFDVYDHPESQTAKGTDQETGYRTCSLLCMPILSFDGELLGVTQLLNKRKPGNYPPYHPKDIYDIPDYLKVSFDERDLRYMEIFNNQVGIDLPHVLNKT
- a CDS encoding AAA-like domain-containing protein produces the protein MDVEVLELITFAKHLVINRTQNPLDQVQEAILRQALLGAKLKEIRIIGYSENTVQTILAPNLWKLLSDATGERVGIKTVRLILQELFKKQNKFNSSNQALEKSQETLNFELELPGGQVNLFSPFYIERPPIESQAYEEIIKPGSLIRIKGPKQMGKTSLMARLLNHAQRQGCRTVVVNFELTDNEVFADLNRFLRRFCAMVADDLQLPMQLNQYWDEELGSKNNCTNYFARYLLPKLGQPLVLGLDAVDRIFQHEKIADDFFGLLRAWHEKSKQIEIWKNLHLIIAHGTEVYIPLDIHQSPFNVGLDAKLPELNTQQVQELARRHGFKLTPFEIEKLMEMLGGHPHLLRVAFYKMVREKISLKQILEDAPKDTGIYADYLRLHLWNLEKYPELAQAFRTVVESEQPIELKSKLAFDLNSMGLVYLQGNQVEIRKILYREYFRDRLKSSLLTLPSAEKRLENLELIPEQTRNILAAIMFTDVKDSAQKHHQNQEPTLAAVFRDLNLMTRLCQQFEGQVLKSVGDGLLMYFVSVVKAVQCAQEIQKTLITAASELPSDAVLEHRIGIHLAEVYFNGNDVYGDGVNIAARLQVEAYPRGICISSMVYEAVKRHLGLNIIKSEFRELKGIGSMQVYQISVE